A stretch of DNA from Maridesulfovibrio sp.:
CTCAACTTCGCCATATTAGTCAAGAAGTTTACCTTGTTCCAAGTTTATAATTTCAAACCGGACCGAAAAGGCAGACAAAGCAGCCAGCTCCATGGTATTTTTTTTGCAAGATCGGCATCAGATTATTATTTTTTTTGACGGTCACTGAAAAATTCGCCCGCACGATACGGGCACACCCTAACCACGCGAATACAGAACAATGATAACCTGCAACAAATGCGGTCAGAAAAACAGCGACAACTCGCACGTATGCCAGGCCTGCGGGCATAAACTCCAGTCGAACAGAAACATGCTCAACGGTGCTTCCGGTTCAGGAAACGGAAAATCGGACATGTTTCATATCTCGCTGGAAAAAAACACCATGTTCTCCAAGCATGCGGAAGCCTGGGTCTACGCCATATTTCTTATGGGCGCCGTTATTTTCTTCACCTACCACAGGGTCTACTGGCCCCTCTATGCCCTTACTCCTTCGGTTGCCCTTCTTGCTTGGTTTCGGAAGATTTGACCGTTCTGTTCTGCAATGCCTTAAGAGCTTTCTTCTGGTCCTCTTTCAACAGATCGGGGATAGAACGCTGCCAGAACTCTGCTTCACGGTCCTGTTTCAGTTCCTTTTCCGACTTGGGAAAACAGCATTTTATTACACGCCTGTCGTTACACGAAGCCGGAGAATATTCGATTATTCCGCACTCGTTTTCATCAATATAGAATTTAATACTGCGCCGGAAATGTTTGTTGCGGGACATGATCCGGATTTCACCCTGCTCTATCTTGCAAAAGAAATCCGTATACTTGGCCCCGTAGAAACCGTTATAAACATAAATATTTCCCTGCCGTATACCTTCGTAGCTGTAGTCCGCCGGTTCCTTGCACTGCGACCTGGCGAGAGCGTTCAGTGTCAGACACATGGCCCGGTCCTCCTCCATACTTCTGGCATAGACGGAGGTGGAAAGAAAACAGAACAAAGCCAGCAGACCGAATAAAAATATTTTCCGCATAAAACCCCGCAAAAACATGATTGACGTATTCCATAACGCCTTTTCAGGATACTCCAGCCCGGACTCCCAGGCAAGCTTCCGGGTTGATCATCCGGCCCGGAAACCATGAGAAAAAACTTTTCAAACCAGTGCTGCATGTGTTAGTGGAATTAATCTTTTTTAGCAAATCACCTTCGCCGAAACCTCTCCCGATCGCTTGTCAAAAACCGTTTCACAAAATTGAAAACAGATTTTTTTTCTAAACTTTGTTTAGAAAAAGTCCTGTTTTTTCGACCTGTTTTAAGGTTACGAACCTGTGGAAAACTTTTTATAATCTCATGTAATCTACGATAATCATCTTTAACAGCTTAAATCCGGCATGTAACAACAAATTTTTAATTCCCCCCCTGTACAAAACTCATATGCTGAGATATCTTTCTTCTCGTAGTTACACACGGCGCGATTATTAAGCGCCCAAATTCAAAATCAGAACAGCGCTCACTGCGCCTGTACAAAGCAAGACTATAATATGAATAACAATTCTTCCGGATGGAATCATCTTCGCGGCCTTGAACCCCTCAGTCTGTGCGACTGGCCGGGCAGAACAAGCTGCGTTTTTTTTCTGGGCGGCTGCAATCTGAACTGCCCCACCTGCCATAATTTCGACATGGCATGGAACATGGAACGACTGCCCATTATATCCAGAAGAGATATGACAAATTTCCTGAGGGATAGAGCACGTTGGCTTGACGGGGTCACTATTACCGGTGGCGAGCCTACTACAGTGCCCGGCCTTGGAGAAATCCTCTACGAAATCAGACGGCTTTCCGGGCTGCCTGTCAAACTGGACAGCAACGGGATGCTGCCGGAAGTGGTGGAGGACATACTCCAGCAGGGATTGGCGGATGTATTCGCCATTGATGTGAAAGGACCGTATGAAAAGTACCCCGCCTTGAGCGGGCGTGCCGTCACCGCCGAAGCTGCGCGAGAAAATATGGAAAAAATATTCGCGCTGGCCGAGGCCAACCCCCAAGCATTCTATTTTCGTCTCACCGAAGTTCCCATTCTTACGGACGAAGATGTGGCAACGGCCAGAAGTTACCTTCCGGATGGATTTGAACTGACCATCCAGAACTACATTCCTCCAAGGAGAGAGCATGCCCACCCAGATAATGAAGCGAGACGGCCGGTTGGAGACATGGTCGACTGACCGTATCGCTCAGGCCATTTTCAAAGCACTCAGCGCCAGCGGAATCAAAGACCCCCTCATGGCCAAACGGATGGCCAGAAAGGTTGAACAGAAACTTGACGGCATCGATATTCCGGAACAGGAACATGTCCAGAATATGGTTGAAGAAGTGCTTATGGATTCCAGGCTGCACAGCGTAGCAAAAAAATTCATTCTCTACAGGGACAGCCGCCGCAGACTCAGAAATCAGAAAGACGCCTATCTCGACATCAGGGAAACCATTGACGAGTACCTTGAAAAAAGTGACTGGCGTGTGGCCGAAAACGCCAACATGACCCACTCATTTCAGGGACTCATGCTGCACCTTTCCGGCACCATTCAGGCACGCTATGCGCTTGAAAAGTATCCCGGCGAAATCCGGCAGGCGCACGAACACGGATATTTCCACATCCACGACCTTTCATACGGTCTTGCCGGCTATTGTGCCGGGTGGTCCCTCAGGGACCTGCTGCTCGAAGGCTTCAACCTTGAAGGACGCTCCTGCGCCGGACCGGCCAAACACTTTGATGCAGTGATGGGACAGATGGTCAATTTCCTGGGCACCCTGCAGAACGAATGGGCCGGGGCACAGGCTTTCAACAATGTGGATACCTATCTGGCTCCCTTCATAAGGCACGACGGCCTGAGCTATGAAGAAGTAAGACAGGCCATGCAGAAGTTTGTCTTCAACCTGAACACCACGTCAAGATGGGGTGGACAGAGCCCGTTCACCAACCTCTCCTTTGACCTTGTTCCGCCCAAACACATCGCCGGTGAAGCAGTCATAATCGGCGGGGAGCTTCAGGATTCCACATACGGCGAATATGCCGCCGAAATGGAGATGATCAACAAGTCCTTCATCGATGTAATGCTCAATGGAGACTACCACAACCGCATCTTCTCCTTTCCCATACCGACCTACAATGTCACGGAAGATTTTCCCTGGGATTCCGAGATTGGAAGAAGCCTGCTGGAACTTACCGCCAAGTACGGTGTTCCCTACTTCCAGAATTTCATCAGTTCCGACCTTAGTCCCGAAGACGTCCGCTCCATGTGCTGCCGCCTGCAGATGGACCTGCGCGAACTGCGCAACAAGGTCGGAGGTCTGTTCGGGGCCGGAGACCTGACCGGCTCCATCGGAGTTGTCACCCTCAACCTGCCCAAGCTCGCATATCTGGCTCAGGGGGAAGAGGATTTTCTGGACCTCATAGAAGAGTACGCAGAACAGGCCAAAAATTCTCTTGAGTTCAAACGCAAACTCATTCAGACGAACCTCGATAACGGAATGTTCCCATGGTCCAGACGGTATCTTAAAAACGGATACAAGGGACACTTCTCCACCATCGGCCTGCTGGGCGGACACGAAGCATGCTTGAACCTCCTCGGTAAGGGGATAGACACCCCCTCGGGAATAAGATTGATGACCCGCGTCCTCAATCACCTGCGGGACCTCACCTCCAGATTTCAGGAGGAAACAGGCAACCTGTACAATCTGGAAGCTACCCCGGCCGAAGGGACCAGTTACCGTCTGGCAAAAATAGACAAATCCCTCTATGCGGATATTAAGACTTCCGGTAACGGAACTCCTTATTACACCAACTCCACCACACTGCCCGTGGGCGTGTCCGATGATGTCATTCTTGCTCTCAGCCACCAGAACAAACTGCAGCCGCTTTATACAGGAGGTACGGTTTTCCATACCTTCCTCGGCGAGTCCACAGCAGATCTTGATGCGCTGAAAAGCTTCATCATCAAGGCATTCAGGAATACCAAAATTCCGTATCTGTCCATCACCCCCACATTCTCCATCTGCAAGGAACACGGATACATCCGGGGTGAACATCACGAGTGTCCGGAATGCGGTGCCGAATCCGAAGTCTACACCAGAATTGTCGGATACTACCGCCCGGTCAAACAGTGGAACGACGGCAAGAAGGCTGAATACAAAGACCGGCAAGTCTACAACACCTTCTGCTGTTCATAGTTCAGCACTGCTAAGCAATTTATAAAGACCCGGTCTCAGGCCGGGTCTTTTTTTCGGAACTTCACGCGGGCCCTCTCTCTCCGGTTCCACGCGCATACAAAATCATTTTTTATTGCCATCAAAATTACATTACATTATGGTGTATGTAGATAGCGGTAACCTGACTCGCCGTCATATAAGCAGAAATACAAATGGCGGCAGGATTCCACTGACCCGGTTAACTACGGAGAACTTATGCGCATTTTAGTTGTTGATGATGAACAGATGGTCAGGGAAAACCTTGTTGACTACCTTGAAGACGAAGGACTGGACGTAATTTCGGTGGGAAGTGCCGAGGAAGCTCTGCAGCTTATGCAGACTGAGCATGCCGACATAGCAATTGTAGATATGCGTCTGCCGGTAATGCATGGGAACGATCTGATCATCCACCTGAAAAAGCTGCACCCGGACATGGACTTCATTATCCATACAGGGTCGGTAGACTATGCTGTCCCGCCGGATGTAAGGGACTTTGGTATTTCGTCGGACAACGTACTGCTTAAACCTGTAGCCGACATGGACCTGTTCCTCCAGAAAATCAGGACACTCTTCGGAGATAAGTACGAGTTCTAGGCGAAACACAGCAGGGCAGCAGAGAGATTTCCAGCAAAGGAAATGTTGCCTGGCGTGTCAGGACGAGCATTCCGCGTTCAGGGATGCCGCTTAGATCGCCAAACCTACATTTACTCGTTTTTTCTGTACACGATAACCGGCCCGGACCGCTCGGCAACAAACCTGTCCGTGTACCCGGCCAGAGTTTCCGTGCCCCCGAGCATAAGGTATCCCTGCTCCGGCAGGAGTGAATGAATACGGTGCACCACATCTATCTTGGTCTTATCATCAAAATATATCAGTACATTGCGGCACATCACAAAGTCGAATTTACCCAGTGTCTTAAATGAATCCAGTAAATTGAACTTTCTGAAAGAAACAAGAGTACGTATTTCATCATCCAGAACCCAGCTACGATGATGCTGCTTAAAATATTTCCTGAAACGGTCCGGCAGCCCTCTGGATAACTCCATTTCCGAAAATCTTCCGGCAGTTGCTTTTTCAAGGACCCTGCTGGAAATATCCGTGGCAAGAATTGAAAAATCACCGGCATCCGGCTTAAGCCCGTTAGTGGAGCGGCAGAACTCATGGATGAGCATGGCGAGGGAATACGGCTCCTGCCCGGTAGAGGATGCTGCGCACCAGATGCGTATCTTGCGTCCGCTTCGCCGGGCCCTGACCAGCGGCGGCAGAATTTTATTTCTGATTGAGTTAAACGGGTGGGTATCGCGAAAAAAACTGGTTTCGTTTGTGCTTACGGCAGATATGACTTCATCCAGAAAAGCTTTGTCGCCGCAGCACATCAATTTATAAAAATCCTGCCATGAACCGCATCCGCTGCTCTGAAAAAGAGACTGGAGGCGGTGTTCAATCAGATACTCCTTGCCGTCAGGAATTATCAATCCGCACAGACTGTAGATCTGTCCGCGCAAGAGATCGAATTCTTGTCTTCCGATTTTCACCCGCCCTCCCGGCTAGCTCATTCCCAGCATCACTCCATCCTGTTCAAAAGAACAACTTCATTGGCCCACTGCATGGCCGCCATATGATTACGGGCAACAGCCAGTGCCGAAATTTTATTTTCCTCAATCAGCTTGCCCAGTCTGTTCCAGTCCGCTTTTTCAAAGGCATCTACCAAATCCAGCCAGAGCGCGGCATCCGGATTCTTCCGGGTCAATCCCTGAACCAGTTCATCCCCTATGGGCAACTCCTTCAGCAACTCTTGCATCGGCCTCCCCATGAGGACATCAAGCAATGAAAAAAGTCCCAACAGGAACATGGATTCCGGCGAAAGACAGGAGCAGCACTTCTCGCGGGCAAGAAGTTCCAGAAACTTGGCGCGTTTAATTGATAAAAAGGCGAGTTCACTTCCAGCAGGTCCGGCACACATATCCGACATCAGGATGATCCTGAGCCACCCTGCAAGTTTCTTGTGTCCGATAAGGACAATGGCCTGCTTTATTGATTTGATTGTCTGATCCAGCCCGAAGGTAGGCGAATTCATGAACCGAAGCAGTCGGTAGCTGATTGAGACTTCCGAATTGATGACGCGGCTCAGGTCGTCAACATTAAAGTCTTCTCCGCTGACCGCCTTGAGCATTCTCATTCTGTTGAGGTTGCTTGTGGAAATCTTCTTGCCGGGCACAATTTCCGGACGGCTGAAAAAAAAGCCCTGAAAGAGTTCAAAACCGAGTTCCTTGCAGAACTCGAACATTTTACTGTCTTCAACTTTCTCAGCAAGCAAGGTCACTTTGTACTTGTAGAGCCGCGCAGCAAGTTCAGACAGTTCCTCCCTGGACCTGCCCAGACATTCAACCTTCACGATGTCCGCCAGTTCTATAAAAGGCTCAAACCCTTCCTGTCCGACATAGTCGTCAAGCGCGAGCACATATCCGTTTTCCTTAAGCCGACCAAGGGCTCCGAGAACTTTCTTATCGGGATCTACATTTTCAAGTATTTCAACCACGCAGACATCGGGCGGCAACAGATCGGCAGCATCCTCCAGAATCATATTGCGCGGGAAATTGACCAGCAGCCTCTGCCCCTTGCCGAGGTCTTCCTGAATCAGCCCGAAACCGTCGGCTATGACCTGTGAAGTGGCTGCATCCTGATCACCTATGACAGCAGCACTGCTGACCGCGGAATTGCGAAAAAGAAGCTCGTAACCCCAGACCTCCAGATCGGTTTTAAAAACCGGCTGGCGAGCCACAAAAAAAGAATCGAGAAAGAGATCGGAATCATTGACCATAAAATCCGCCATGTTCGTGTCCTGTATTATTTCCTGTTAAGTCAAATATACTTTAACTCAGCAGCAAAGAGCTTTCAACGGACAATACAAACACAGCGGAAATTAATAATCATGGCATCATGGGAGCCATACGCAAACCTTCTGTTTCATCAAGTCCGAGCATAAGGTTGGCATTTGCAACCGCCTGCCCGGAAGCCCCGCGGCAGAGGTTGTCGATGGCAGCAAGAATTATCAGCCGTCCGGTCCTGGGATCAGGAACCAGTCCGACATCGCAGAACATTGTTCCGCGCACCCAGCGGGTTTCAGGGAGGACGCCCTCGGGCAGCACCCGGATCATCTGCTCAGCGGCGTATGCTTTTTCATAAGTGCTGCGGACATCCTCTGCGGTGACACCATTTTTCATTTTGGTGTAGATGGTTGAGAGGATACCGCGATCAATGGGCAGCAGGTGGGTATTGAAAGAGACAGTGAGATCCTTACCGGCAGCAACAGAAAGTTCCTGTTCAATCTCAGGAGTATGGCGGTGAGTCGTGAGACCATAAGCACGAAAGGAATCGGCAACCTCGCAGAACAGGGAACCTACCTTGGCCCCCCTACCCGCACCGCTGGCACCGGATTTGGAATCAATGACAATATCATCGGTTTCAATCAGCCCTTCGGCAAGAGCCGGGGTAAGTCCCACAATGGCAGAAGTCGGATAGCATCCGGGGTTGGCAACAAGCGAGGCTTCCCTGACCTTGTCGCGATAAAATTCAGGCAGACCGTATACAGCCTTTGTGAGCAGATCCTCACGAGTATGGTCAACCTTGTACCATTCTTCATAGGTCTCGCGATCCCTTATCCTGAAATCGGCACTGAGATCGACGACCTTGACGCCACGGTCATAAAGCTCTCCGCCGATATTCATAGCGGTCTTATGCGGCACGGCAAGAAAAACCAACCTGCAGTTCTTTTCCAGATCATCGACATCCGGAGCGGTGATTTCAAGCGCACCAAGCTCCATGCCGTAAAGAAACGGATAAATATCTGCCAATGTCTTACCGGCCTCGGCGCGCGATGTAACCCGCACCAGCTTCATGCTCGGATGATTGCTCAGTATTCTGGCAAGTTCCATCCCGGTATATCCGGTAACACCGACAAGTCCTACAGGTATTGTACTCATTTTATATAATCCTTGAAAATATGAAGCGCAGACACGCTATAGATAAAATTCATCATTGCAAAGAATGAACAGTTGCACTTTATCAGATTGCCTGAACAGTCTAAAGCGCATCACAATGCTGCAAGCAATAACTCGGTCCGTGCTTGCGGAACCGAAGAAAAACCGAATCTGGAAAAACTATCGGTTCTTGACCTTCTGCACATATTTCATACGAAGATTGCAGAGAAGTTCGCACAGAAGTTTTTCTTCATCCGCGCTCATACCATTTTTTATCTTGTCCTGCAGCAAGGCGAGAACATCAATGGAATGCTTGGCAAGCATCGGCGAATATTCGACTTTGCCGGTTGAAGGATCGGCTATCTCCCCCAGATGCACCATGGCGGAAGAACTGAGTGACATAATGAACGTGGAAAAATTGATTTCCGGAAGCGGCATATCCTTGGTGTATTCATTCCCGCATCCGCATCCGCATTTTTTATCGTCAGACATAACAAAACTCCTTGAACATGTAATCTGCCGGATTCTAAAAAGATCGGACACAATATTCAAGCACTTTGAGACAATGATTTTCTCAACCATGCATTAGCTTCGGCCACAGGCAAAACCAAATGACTGAAAAGAGCAGAATACCCTGAACTGCACCGCAAAAAAAACACAAGGGCGAGAGTGTCGGATCAGTGCGCCTGAGCCCAGTTTCTGCCCAGTCCCAGATCAACCTTCAGCGGCACAACCAAGGAGGTAACGCTCTGCATTTCTTCCTGCAGCAGCCGTCCTATCCCCTCAATATTTGTTTCCGGGCCTTCAACAAGGAGTTCGTCATGAATCTGCAGGATCAGGCGACCGCCCAGATCTCTTATTTCCGAATTTGCGGCAACATTGATCATGGCCATCTTGATTATATCGGCGGCACTGCCCTGAATAACGGTGTTGATGGCCTGCCTGCGGGCCTGTGAAACAACCTGCTGGTTTGTGGAGACAAGTTCCGGCAGAAGCCGTCTGCGCCCGGAAAGGGTCGTAACGTAGCCCTTTTCCCGACCCTGCTCGACCACGGAATCATAAAAATCCTTCAGAACACCGAGCTTCTCGAAATAACGCGCGATAAAATCCTTGGCCTCGTTGATCTTTATACCCAGTTCCCGCGAAAGCTTCTGCGGTCCCATGCCGTAAATAAGCCC
This window harbors:
- a CDS encoding ribonucleoside triphosphate reductase, which gives rise to MPTQIMKRDGRLETWSTDRIAQAIFKALSASGIKDPLMAKRMARKVEQKLDGIDIPEQEHVQNMVEEVLMDSRLHSVAKKFILYRDSRRRLRNQKDAYLDIRETIDEYLEKSDWRVAENANMTHSFQGLMLHLSGTIQARYALEKYPGEIRQAHEHGYFHIHDLSYGLAGYCAGWSLRDLLLEGFNLEGRSCAGPAKHFDAVMGQMVNFLGTLQNEWAGAQAFNNVDTYLAPFIRHDGLSYEEVRQAMQKFVFNLNTTSRWGGQSPFTNLSFDLVPPKHIAGEAVIIGGELQDSTYGEYAAEMEMINKSFIDVMLNGDYHNRIFSFPIPTYNVTEDFPWDSEIGRSLLELTAKYGVPYFQNFISSDLSPEDVRSMCCRLQMDLRELRNKVGGLFGAGDLTGSIGVVTLNLPKLAYLAQGEEDFLDLIEEYAEQAKNSLEFKRKLIQTNLDNGMFPWSRRYLKNGYKGHFSTIGLLGGHEACLNLLGKGIDTPSGIRLMTRVLNHLRDLTSRFQEETGNLYNLEATPAEGTSYRLAKIDKSLYADIKTSGNGTPYYTNSTTLPVGVSDDVILALSHQNKLQPLYTGGTVFHTFLGESTADLDALKSFIIKAFRNTKIPYLSITPTFSICKEHGYIRGEHHECPECGAESEVYTRIVGYYRPVKQWNDGKKAEYKDRQVYNTFCCS
- a CDS encoding response regulator — encoded protein: MRILVVDDEQMVRENLVDYLEDEGLDVISVGSAEEALQLMQTEHADIAIVDMRLPVMHGNDLIIHLKKLHPDMDFIIHTGSVDYAVPPDVRDFGISSDNVLLKPVADMDLFLQKIRTLFGDKYEF
- a CDS encoding zinc-ribbon domain-containing protein translates to MITCNKCGQKNSDNSHVCQACGHKLQSNRNMLNGASGSGNGKSDMFHISLEKNTMFSKHAEAWVYAIFLMGAVIFFTYHRVYWPLYALTPSVALLAWFRKI
- a CDS encoding anaerobic ribonucleoside-triphosphate reductase activating protein; protein product: MNNNSSGWNHLRGLEPLSLCDWPGRTSCVFFLGGCNLNCPTCHNFDMAWNMERLPIISRRDMTNFLRDRARWLDGVTITGGEPTTVPGLGEILYEIRRLSGLPVKLDSNGMLPEVVEDILQQGLADVFAIDVKGPYEKYPALSGRAVTAEAARENMEKIFALAEANPQAFYFRLTEVPILTDEDVATARSYLPDGFELTIQNYIPPRREHAHPDNEARRPVGDMVD
- a CDS encoding HDOD domain-containing protein, which codes for MADFMVNDSDLFLDSFFVARQPVFKTDLEVWGYELLFRNSAVSSAAVIGDQDAATSQVIADGFGLIQEDLGKGQRLLVNFPRNMILEDAADLLPPDVCVVEILENVDPDKKVLGALGRLKENGYVLALDDYVGQEGFEPFIELADIVKVECLGRSREELSELAARLYKYKVTLLAEKVEDSKMFEFCKELGFELFQGFFFSRPEIVPGKKISTSNLNRMRMLKAVSGEDFNVDDLSRVINSEVSISYRLLRFMNSPTFGLDQTIKSIKQAIVLIGHKKLAGWLRIILMSDMCAGPAGSELAFLSIKRAKFLELLAREKCCSCLSPESMFLLGLFSLLDVLMGRPMQELLKELPIGDELVQGLTRKNPDAALWLDLVDAFEKADWNRLGKLIEENKISALAVARNHMAAMQWANEVVLLNRME
- a CDS encoding protein-glutamate O-methyltransferase CheR, whose protein sequence is MKIGRQEFDLLRGQIYSLCGLIIPDGKEYLIEHRLQSLFQSSGCGSWQDFYKLMCCGDKAFLDEVISAVSTNETSFFRDTHPFNSIRNKILPPLVRARRSGRKIRIWCAASSTGQEPYSLAMLIHEFCRSTNGLKPDAGDFSILATDISSRVLEKATAGRFSEMELSRGLPDRFRKYFKQHHRSWVLDDEIRTLVSFRKFNLLDSFKTLGKFDFVMCRNVLIYFDDKTKIDVVHRIHSLLPEQGYLMLGGTETLAGYTDRFVAERSGPVIVYRKNE
- a CDS encoding DUF1844 domain-containing protein, giving the protein MSDDKKCGCGCGNEYTKDMPLPEINFSTFIMSLSSSAMVHLGEIADPSTGKVEYSPMLAKHSIDVLALLQDKIKNGMSADEEKLLCELLCNLRMKYVQKVKNR
- the argC gene encoding N-acetyl-gamma-glutamyl-phosphate reductase codes for the protein MSTIPVGLVGVTGYTGMELARILSNHPSMKLVRVTSRAEAGKTLADIYPFLYGMELGALEITAPDVDDLEKNCRLVFLAVPHKTAMNIGGELYDRGVKVVDLSADFRIRDRETYEEWYKVDHTREDLLTKAVYGLPEFYRDKVREASLVANPGCYPTSAIVGLTPALAEGLIETDDIVIDSKSGASGAGRGAKVGSLFCEVADSFRAYGLTTHRHTPEIEQELSVAAGKDLTVSFNTHLLPIDRGILSTIYTKMKNGVTAEDVRSTYEKAYAAEQMIRVLPEGVLPETRWVRGTMFCDVGLVPDPRTGRLIILAAIDNLCRGASGQAVANANLMLGLDETEGLRMAPMMP